The Chanodichthys erythropterus isolate Z2021 chromosome 12, ASM2448905v1, whole genome shotgun sequence genome contains a region encoding:
- the zmynd10 gene encoding zinc finger MYND domain-containing protein 10 isoform X2, with amino-acid sequence MILTEVWKHKVLPIICKLQDFNPKSTFLLYMVIHHEATIINLLETIMYHKESSEAAGDSVLDLVDYCHRKLTLLAGRSVSGEIPTEDRITHTQLPDTASVQDLQRQSDMLEFEISIKALSVLCYITDHIESLSLSVLSRMLCTHNMPCVLVQLVEHCPWNRGTLEKYTEGKWRPVLPEDQLKLNKHDGQVWMALLNLMLKPDCQRKYDFNSFNKTQLLKLCGFLTEVVIDQLPNLLDLKQFLSQLALTDPVAPKKDLILEQVPEIWNNIVTENSNKWKAIAKFQVTHVFNPSESELREQASRLAQTYNLDVMENLIPDKPKCGACGRSGAKRCSRCQGEWYCNRECQVKHWPKHKPACKLMAEAIQRLQEELNISS; translated from the exons ATGATACTTACAGAAGTCTGGAAacataaagtgttacccataatTTGCAAACTCCAGGACTTTAATCCAAAGAGTACGTTTCTACTCTATATGGTG ATTCACCATGAGGCTACCATTATAAACCTGCTGGAGACAATTATGTACCACAAA GAGTCCAGTGAAGCTGCTGGTGATAGTGTGCTTGATTTAGTCGATTACTGTCATCGCAAACTCACACTGCTGGCAGGACGTTCTGTCTCTGGAGAGATCCCAACTGAGGACcgaattacacacacacagctgccaGACACGGCATCTGTGCAG GATCTGCAAAGACAAAGTGACATGTTAGAGTTTGAAATCTCTATCAAGGCTCTGTCAGTACTGTGCTACATCACCGATCACATTGAGAG TTTGAGTTTGAGTGTGCTGTCGAGGATGCTGTGCACTCATAATATGCCCTGTGTGCTGGTACAGTTAGTGGAACATTGCCCCTGGAACAGAG GTACCCTAGAGAAATACACAGAAGGAAAGTGGAGGCCCGTCCTGCCTGAAGATCAGCTAAAGTTAAATAAACATGATGGCCAGGTGTGGATGGCTTTACTGAACCTGATGCTCAAACCAGACTGCCAAAGAAAATATGATTTCAATAGCTTTAACAAAACACAACTTTTAAAG CTTTGTGGGTTTTTGACGGAGGTTGTGATAGATCAGTTACCAAACCTACTTGATCTCAAGCAGTTCCTCAGTCAACTTGCTCTCACAGATCCAGTGGCCCCTAAAAAAGATCTAATCTTGGAACAG GTGCCAGAGATTTGGAATAATATTGTGACGGAGAACAGCAACAAGTGGAAAGCCATAGCTAAATTTCAAGTGACGCATGTTTTTAACCCCTCTGAAAGTGAATTAAGAGAACAAGCTAGCAG GTTGGCGCAGACATATAATCTGGATGTGATGGAGAATCTAATCCCAGACAAACCCAAGTGTGGAGCCTGTGGAAGATCGGGTGCAAAACGCTGCTCCCGCTGTCAGGGGGAGTGGTACTGCAACAG AGAGTGTCAGGTGAAACACTGGCCCAAGCACAAGCCTGCATGCAAACTCATGGCAGAAGCCATACAAAGACTACAGGAAGAACTGAACATCAGCAGCTGA
- the zmynd10 gene encoding zinc finger MYND domain-containing protein 10 isoform X1, whose product MDSVLLYGEAEGYIQSLENMSLRDIGSPRWFRQHEFIEKLNMQAILNASANQEEFIKDLFVSLGKIPTLIHAMILTEVWKHKVLPIICKLQDFNPKSTFLLYMVIHHEATIINLLETIMYHKESSEAAGDSVLDLVDYCHRKLTLLAGRSVSGEIPTEDRITHTQLPDTASVQDLQRQSDMLEFEISIKALSVLCYITDHIESLSLSVLSRMLCTHNMPCVLVQLVEHCPWNRGTLEKYTEGKWRPVLPEDQLKLNKHDGQVWMALLNLMLKPDCQRKYDFNSFNKTQLLKLCGFLTEVVIDQLPNLLDLKQFLSQLALTDPVAPKKDLILEQVPEIWNNIVTENSNKWKAIAKFQVTHVFNPSESELREQASRLAQTYNLDVMENLIPDKPKCGACGRSGAKRCSRCQGEWYCNRECQVKHWPKHKPACKLMAEAIQRLQEELNISS is encoded by the exons ATGGATTCAGTACTTCTATACGGAGAAGCTGAAGGATACATTCAAAGTCTGGAGAATATGTCACTGCGTGATATCGGAAGCCCAAG gtggttTCGACAGCATGAATTCATTGAGAAGCTGAATATGCAAGCAATTCTGAATGCCAGTGCCAATCAGGAGGAATTCATAAAAGACCTCTTTGTTTCTCTTGGAAAG aTACCCACACTGATCCATGCAATGATACTTACAGAAGTCTGGAAacataaagtgttacccataatTTGCAAACTCCAGGACTTTAATCCAAAGAGTACGTTTCTACTCTATATGGTG ATTCACCATGAGGCTACCATTATAAACCTGCTGGAGACAATTATGTACCACAAA GAGTCCAGTGAAGCTGCTGGTGATAGTGTGCTTGATTTAGTCGATTACTGTCATCGCAAACTCACACTGCTGGCAGGACGTTCTGTCTCTGGAGAGATCCCAACTGAGGACcgaattacacacacacagctgccaGACACGGCATCTGTGCAG GATCTGCAAAGACAAAGTGACATGTTAGAGTTTGAAATCTCTATCAAGGCTCTGTCAGTACTGTGCTACATCACCGATCACATTGAGAG TTTGAGTTTGAGTGTGCTGTCGAGGATGCTGTGCACTCATAATATGCCCTGTGTGCTGGTACAGTTAGTGGAACATTGCCCCTGGAACAGAG GTACCCTAGAGAAATACACAGAAGGAAAGTGGAGGCCCGTCCTGCCTGAAGATCAGCTAAAGTTAAATAAACATGATGGCCAGGTGTGGATGGCTTTACTGAACCTGATGCTCAAACCAGACTGCCAAAGAAAATATGATTTCAATAGCTTTAACAAAACACAACTTTTAAAG CTTTGTGGGTTTTTGACGGAGGTTGTGATAGATCAGTTACCAAACCTACTTGATCTCAAGCAGTTCCTCAGTCAACTTGCTCTCACAGATCCAGTGGCCCCTAAAAAAGATCTAATCTTGGAACAG GTGCCAGAGATTTGGAATAATATTGTGACGGAGAACAGCAACAAGTGGAAAGCCATAGCTAAATTTCAAGTGACGCATGTTTTTAACCCCTCTGAAAGTGAATTAAGAGAACAAGCTAGCAG GTTGGCGCAGACATATAATCTGGATGTGATGGAGAATCTAATCCCAGACAAACCCAAGTGTGGAGCCTGTGGAAGATCGGGTGCAAAACGCTGCTCCCGCTGTCAGGGGGAGTGGTACTGCAACAG AGAGTGTCAGGTGAAACACTGGCCCAAGCACAAGCCTGCATGCAAACTCATGGCAGAAGCCATACAAAGACTACAGGAAGAACTGAACATCAGCAGCTGA
- the fgfbp2b gene encoding fibroblast growth factor-binding protein 2b, with translation MKTMSLTTPVSLPQTINTLRELKDLFVGLIFIKPACTFCSVPFYTSIMRAICSAALLLVCFIWAINAQAQNSSNQGNSINNIESTQHSRQQPQPKGNIWDEPIRFSTKAKDTCTMVISGQANFTKLRVSCKSKGKSYWCDFLGKPNLCRPYNSNPRHFFNQIMWDMRKLHNACQGPRVYKPQMCRSASDEVQMAFHASWPKISFPKPTQTSQNQQKQQQQVKSSITPTKPPSHKQQPKPQQPAKPASKPVKPAVSKPAPPRKPAKTITARPTVAEESQATKMAEEYCWKSLQGVCAYFISWFHN, from the exons ATGAAGACCATGAGTCTAACCACACCCGTGTCCCTCCCTCAAACTATCAACACACTCAGAGAA CTCAAAGACCTCTTTGTGGGACTTATATTTATAAAGCCAGCCTGCACCTTCTGTTCAGTCCCTTTTTACACTTCCATCATGAGAGCCATATGCAGTGCCGCTCTCCTTCTGGTCTGCTTCATTTGGGCCATCAATGCTCAGGCTCAGAACAGCAGCAACCAGGGGAACAGCATTAACAACATCGAGAGCACCCAACACAGCCGACAGCAGCCTCAGCCTAAAGGAAACATCTGGGATGAGCCCATTCGTTTCAGCACCAAAGCAAAAGATACCTGCACCATGGTGATCTCTGGCCAGGCCAACTTCACCAAGCTGCGTGTCTCCTGCAAGAGCAAGGGCAAGTCATACTGGTGCGATTTCCTGGGCAAACCTAACCTCTGCAGACCGTACAACAGCAACCCTCGGCACTTCTTCAATCAGATCATGTGGGATATGAGGAAGCTCCACAATGCCTGCCAGGGACCACGAGTGTACAAGCCACAGATGTGCCGCTCTGCTTCGGATGAGGTCCAAATGGCATTCCACGCCTCTTGGCCCAAAATCTCCTTTCCAAAACCAACCCAGACTTCTCAGAACCAGCAGAAGCAACAGCAGCAGGTCAAGTCCAGCATCACCCCTACCAAACCTCCCAGCCACAAGCAGCAGCCTAAACCACAACAACCAGCCAAACCAGCCTCCAAACCAGTCAAGCCCGCAGTTTCCAAGCCCGCTCCACCACGTAAACCTGCAAAGACCATCACAGCGAGACCCACTGTGGCAGAGGAGAGTCAAGCAACCAAGATGGCAGAGGAATACTGCTGGAAAAGTCTCCAGGGCGTCTGCGCATACTTCATTAGCTGGtttcataattaa